GGCTGTACCGACGATCGTTTGCTGATCCGCCCGCGTCCCCCAACGGATCACCGCCACGGGCATATGGGGCGTGAGACCGCTGGCCATCAACTTGTCCAGGCTCGACCGCAACTGTCGTGTCGCCATGAGGATCACCAGCGTGCTACCGCTGCGCGCCAGCTCGGCCCAGCGCACCGCCGGCTCTTCCTTCGTCGGATACTCGTAGCCGGTGGTGAAAATCACGTTTGAAGCAAACAGCCGGTGCGTCAGCGGTATACCGGCATACGCCGGGACGGCAATCGCCGACGACACCCCCGGAACAATTTCGAAGTCCAAGCCCGCGTCGCGGATGGCCTCCGCTTCTTCCGCGCCGCGGCCGAAAATGAACGGATCGCCACCTTTCAGGCGTACCACAATCCGGCCTGCCCGCGCGTGATCGACAGTCAGCTTGGTGATCACCTCCTGTTCGACGCGGCTCCCGCCTCCATGCTTGCCCACCAGGAGCCGTAGCGCCCGGGGCGAGGCGTAGTCGAGCAGGCGCGGGTTGGCCAGGTAATCGTAGATCACCACGTCCGCCTGCTCGAGACAGCGCTTGCCTTTCAGGGTGAAAAGGCCGGGATCGCCCGGGCCTGCGCCCACCAGATATACCTTACCCATTACCGGGGACCTCGATCTCGTCGCCGCGAGAGCGCCGCACCCCCACCCTGCCCGGCCTAACCGGCCTGCAGCGCTCGCAAGATCTCGGCGCCGCCTTTGCCAAGCAACTCCTCCGCCAATTCGACGCCGATCGCCTCGCCATCGGCGGCCGCGCCGCGGCGTTCGCCGCGCACGACCTGCTGACCGTCGGGGCTGGCAATGAGGGCGCGCAGCTCGATGGTCTCCTTCGAGATCGTGGCGTACGCCGCGAGCGGCGTACGGCACGAGCCGCCGGCCCGCGTGAGGAAGGCGCGCTCGGCGGTGACGGCGATGCGGGTGAGTGCGTCGTCGAGCGGCGCCAACACGTCCGCGGTTTCGTCGGCGCGGCTTTCGATGGCAAGCGCACCCTGGCCGACGGCGGGAACGAAGTGTAGCGGGTCGAAGAAGGCGAGGCCGCTGCGCTTGATGCCCAGCCGGTTCAGACCTGCGGCCGCGAGAATGACCGCGCCAAACTGGCCACTGTCCAGCTTGCGCAGGCGCGTGTCCACATTGCCGCGAAGATTCATGACCTCGAGGTCGCCGCGGGCCGCACGGATCAGGGCCATCCGCCGCAGGCTGCTGGTCCCGACGCGGGCACCAGGCGGCAGCTCTTCGAATCGTGCCCCATCGCGCGTGATCAGCACATCCCGTACGTCTTCGCGCGGCGGAATAGCGGCCATCACCAAACCCGGGGCCAACTCACCCGGCACGTCCTTCATCGAGTGCACGGCGCAGTCGATGGTCCGCGCCTGCAGCGCTTCTTCGATCTCTTTGACGAACAGCCCCTTGCCGCCGATGGCGCTGAGCGGTTGTTCGACGAAGCGGTCACCCGAGGTGGTGATGGTGACGAGTCCGACGTCCCATCCGGGCAGCTGTCTCTGGATGCAACCCTGTACCCAGCGCGACTGTGTCAGTGCCAGTTGGCTGCCGCGTGTCCCGATGCGAATCGTGCGTTTCACTGGTCGTCTGCCTCCTCGACATCGAACAGTAATCGCGCCGCGGCAACATAGAAGGCTTCATGTTCTCGCTGGTGCTGCTTCAAATGCGTAATGGGTGCATGCAGGATCTTGTTCACGATGGCGGCCGTCATCGCTTCGAGGGCCTCACGTTCGCGTGGCGACAGGTCGCGCAACGTCGGCAAGGTCTTCTCCAACTCCCCCTTACGGATGGCTTCCATCTTGTCCCGCAGCGCCACAATGGTCGGTACCGCGTCGAGTGACCGGAGCCATTTCCAAAACGCATCGACCTCTGCTTCCACGATGGCTTCGGCCTTCTCGGCTTCACGGCTGCGCTCTTCGCGGTTGACCTGGGCGACGCCACCGAGGTCATCGATGTCATACAGATACACGTTATCGATGTCGTTGATGGCGGGATCAAAGTTGCGCGGCACGCTCAGATCGATGAGGAACATGGGACGATAGTTGCGCCCACGGAGCACCTCTTGGACCCGTGCCGGAGTGAGGATGTAGCCGTCGGCGGCGGTGGAACCGATGACGACATCGGCCGTCTGCAGATAACGGGGAAAGTCTTCGAACGGCACCGGTGTGCCATGGAACTCACGCGCCAGCTCGACGGCGCGGTCGAAGGTGCGGTTGGCCACGACCAGGCTGCGCACGCCGTGCGCCAGCAGGTGCCGCGCCGCCAGCTCGCTCATGGTGCCGGCGCCGAGGAGCAGCGCCGTCTTGTCCTCGAGGCGGTCGAAGATCTTCGACGCCAACTCGACGGCGGCTGCACTCACCGATACGGCCTTGCTCGCCACCCCAGTCTCGGTACGCACGCGTTTGGCCACACTGAACGACTTGTGGAAACAGCGGTGCAGGACCGTTCCGGCGCTTCCGGCGCTGGCGGCGTGGGTGTAGGAATCTTTGAGC
This portion of the Candidatus Binatia bacterium genome encodes:
- the hemA gene encoding glutamyl-tRNA reductase codes for the protein MEREVLIVGVNHRKAPVEIRERLTFSDGLLEKGLRELATLRPVDEGVIVSTCNRVEVVVATKDGDSAIEALTEFLASGERIAREQLSEHLSVYRGREAVRHLFRVAASLDSMVVGEPQILGQLKDSYTHAASAGSAGTVLHRCFHKSFSVAKRVRTETGVASKAVSVSAAAVELASKIFDRLEDKTALLLGAGTMSELAARHLLAHGVRSLVVANRTFDRAVELAREFHGTPVPFEDFPRYLQTADVVIGSTAADGYILTPARVQEVLRGRNYRPMFLIDLSVPRNFDPAINDIDNVYLYDIDDLGGVAQVNREERSREAEKAEAIVEAEVDAFWKWLRSLDAVPTIVALRDKMEAIRKGELEKTLPTLRDLSPREREALEAMTAAIVNKILHAPITHLKQHQREHEAFYVAAARLLFDVEEADDQ
- the hemC gene encoding hydroxymethylbilane synthase, which encodes MKRTIRIGTRGSQLALTQSRWVQGCIQRQLPGWDVGLVTITTSGDRFVEQPLSAIGGKGLFVKEIEEALQARTIDCAVHSMKDVPGELAPGLVMAAIPPREDVRDVLITRDGARFEELPPGARVGTSSLRRMALIRAARGDLEVMNLRGNVDTRLRKLDSGQFGAVILAAAGLNRLGIKRSGLAFFDPLHFVPAVGQGALAIESRADETADVLAPLDDALTRIAVTAERAFLTRAGGSCRTPLAAYATISKETIELRALIASPDGQQVVRGERRGAAADGEAIGVELAEELLGKGGAEILRALQAG